The Desulfatibacillum aliphaticivorans DSM 15576 genome has a segment encoding these proteins:
- a CDS encoding AAA family ATPase — MKPKIENLYVKNFRAFKDISIEGIGRVNLITGKNNTGKSSLIEAIRLLSSDATISVISNILDLREVIARGRGPQDNSSNFQDEFLLGSLFRGFPAFSDNILPIEIKSDGLQANLMLSIRAAWFSEEQVQDGINKWVPVQGHLFDEGNDVIPGVEIITSSGKRFLTLQRIQQSLYRPIIRPVVLDDMPFPCIYVSPYGGEKTSTLGPLWDKIALSDLEKDIVSALQIVDKRIKAVSMIGGEGRQSQRKAIVRVDGLISPVPLRSFGDGLNRLFGIVLSLVNARGGMLLIDEFENGMHYSVQEDVWRAIFKLSTQLDVQVIATSHSWDAIKAFQKVANEDPEEGVLIKLSRKGDEIIPTIFNENELLIATQNQIEVR; from the coding sequence ATGAAGCCTAAGATAGAAAATCTGTATGTAAAAAATTTTCGTGCATTTAAGGATATCTCCATTGAAGGTATTGGAAGAGTAAATCTAATAACAGGAAAAAATAATACAGGAAAATCATCTCTTATTGAGGCTATCCGGCTTCTTTCTTCTGATGCAACTATATCAGTTATTTCAAACATTCTTGATTTGCGCGAAGTTATTGCCAGAGGAAGGGGGCCACAAGACAACTCTTCAAACTTTCAAGATGAATTTCTATTAGGAAGTTTATTCCGTGGTTTCCCGGCGTTCTCAGACAATATCTTGCCAATTGAGATAAAATCGGATGGTTTGCAAGCCAACCTAATGCTGTCAATAAGAGCAGCCTGGTTCTCAGAAGAGCAAGTACAGGATGGAATCAACAAATGGGTTCCTGTCCAGGGACATTTGTTTGATGAAGGTAATGACGTTATACCTGGCGTGGAGATCATCACCTCTAGTGGCAAACGTTTCCTCACTTTACAAAGAATACAACAAAGCCTATACCGTCCGATAATTCGTCCGGTGGTATTGGACGACATGCCTTTTCCTTGTATTTATGTAAGTCCATATGGTGGGGAGAAAACATCGACGCTTGGTCCCCTTTGGGACAAAATTGCTCTTTCCGACCTTGAAAAAGACATTGTTTCCGCTCTTCAAATTGTGGACAAACGGATTAAGGCTGTTTCCATGATTGGCGGAGAGGGAAGACAAAGCCAAAGAAAAGCGATTGTTCGTGTAGACGGCCTTATATCTCCGGTTCCGTTGCGTTCGTTCGGCGACGGTTTGAACCGCCTTTTTGGAATCGTGCTGTCATTGGTCAACGCCCGGGGAGGCATGCTGCTGATCGATGAGTTTGAGAATGGAATGCACTACAGCGTGCAAGAGGATGTATGGCGTGCCATTTTTAAATTATCCACGCAGCTTGATGTGCAGGTAATTGCAACTTCCCATAGTTGGGATGCGATAAAAGCATTCCAGAAGGTCGCCAATGAAGATCCCGAAGAAGGAGTCTTGATTAAACTGTCCCGAAAAGGCGACGAGATTATACCAACCATTTTTAATGAAAACGAATTGCTTATAGCCACCCAAAACCAAATTGAGGTGCGATAA
- a CDS encoding iron-containing alcohol dehydrogenase — protein sequence MRIHNEQTKIVYDTSIVDFLRELSPKRVCLTSDPFMIKLGALAPVEAYLKEQGVPYKIFSDVKPNPDDSLVQEGLVHIFNAKPDLIVAIGGGSAIDLAKAIMYFCLEIKKQFISGEHLKKPYFAAVPTTSGTGSEVTNYTVITDAETGAKRVIQSNLMQPDAAVLDVSLTLTAPANVTADSGFDALTHTMEAYTSLLATPFSDAYALKAFELIFANLVQAFESADSRCAKENMQIAASLAGLAFNHSGLGINHSIAHSLGAIFHIPHGRANALVLPSVMAFNLKNQGVTRRYADLAGMLGLGFDDPQRSAAALIAAVEAFKVRLGLPSCLQDLGVAREQVEQAMPRIVEDAFNDYCTPSHPFTVTRDDVAAIVRELI from the coding sequence TTGAGAATTCATAACGAACAGACCAAAATCGTCTACGATACAAGCATCGTGGATTTCCTCCGGGAGCTGAGCCCCAAGCGGGTCTGCCTGACCAGCGATCCTTTTATGATCAAGCTGGGAGCGTTGGCGCCCGTGGAGGCTTATCTTAAGGAGCAAGGCGTCCCCTACAAGATTTTCTCCGACGTCAAGCCCAACCCGGACGATTCGCTGGTGCAGGAGGGTCTGGTCCATATTTTCAACGCAAAGCCGGACCTGATCGTGGCCATCGGCGGAGGCTCGGCCATCGACCTGGCAAAAGCCATCATGTACTTTTGCCTGGAGATCAAAAAACAATTCATTTCAGGCGAGCACCTGAAAAAGCCCTATTTCGCGGCTGTCCCGACCACCAGCGGCACGGGGTCGGAGGTCACCAATTACACGGTGATCACAGACGCGGAAACCGGCGCCAAAAGGGTTATCCAGTCCAACTTGATGCAGCCGGACGCGGCTGTGCTGGACGTCTCTCTCACCCTGACGGCTCCGGCTAATGTAACGGCTGACAGCGGATTCGACGCCCTGACCCATACCATGGAAGCCTATACGTCCTTACTCGCGACCCCTTTCAGCGACGCCTACGCCCTCAAGGCATTTGAGCTGATATTTGCAAACCTGGTCCAGGCTTTTGAATCCGCTGACAGCCGCTGCGCCAAAGAAAACATGCAGATCGCCGCGTCCCTCGCGGGCTTGGCTTTCAATCACTCAGGCCTGGGGATCAATCACAGCATCGCCCACAGCCTGGGCGCCATTTTTCATATTCCCCATGGCAGGGCCAACGCTCTGGTCCTGCCATCGGTCATGGCCTTCAACCTGAAAAACCAAGGCGTAACCCGCCGTTACGCCGACCTCGCCGGAATGCTGGGCCTTGGGTTTGACGATCCCCAACGTTCAGCCGCCGCTCTTATTGCGGCCGTCGAGGCTTTTAAAGTGCGCCTGGGTCTCCCTTCCTGCCTCCAGGACCTGGGCGTTGCACGCGAACAGGTTGAACAAGCCATGCCCCGAATCGTGGAAGACGCCTTTAACGACTACTGCACCCCTTCTCATCCTTTTACCGTTACCCGGGATGATGTCGCGGCAATCGTTAGGGAGCTCATCTAA
- a CDS encoding DUF3226 domain-containing protein produces the protein MPSKKTLWVEGVDDEHVIKHLCGTKNGPKLDRIKQHCGIDALQELLPVELKACDEGDIVAVIVDADTDIGARWQAIRNRLDLAGYDNLPALPDPQGTILDPPDDKLLPRIGLWIMPNNQIDGILEDFLAFLIPPDSQLYEHVIKSIEGIPDEEQRFSAIREPKARIHTWLAWQEEPGYPYGKAITAKFLEPGVKEADELIDWLNRVFTPE, from the coding sequence ATGCCGTCAAAAAAGACTCTTTGGGTTGAAGGCGTCGATGATGAACATGTTATCAAGCACCTCTGCGGAACAAAAAATGGACCAAAGTTAGACCGAATCAAGCAACATTGCGGTATAGACGCACTACAAGAACTATTGCCTGTTGAACTGAAAGCATGCGACGAGGGAGATATAGTAGCAGTCATTGTTGATGCCGACACGGATATAGGCGCTCGATGGCAAGCAATTCGAAACCGGCTTGATTTGGCGGGGTACGATAACTTACCCGCCCTTCCGGATCCTCAAGGAACTATTTTGGACCCTCCTGATGACAAATTGCTTCCAAGAATAGGCCTGTGGATTATGCCCAATAACCAAATCGACGGAATCCTGGAAGATTTCCTGGCTTTTCTCATTCCGCCGGACTCGCAGCTATATGAACACGTAATAAAAAGCATAGAGGGCATTCCTGACGAGGAACAAAGGTTCTCTGCAATAAGAGAACCCAAGGCAAGAATCCATACATGGCTTGCATGGCAGGAGGAGCCAGGGTATCCCTATGGAAAAGCAATAACAGCGAAATTTCTGGAACCCGGCGTTAAGGAAGCCGACGAACTGATTGACTGGTTGAATAGAGTTTTTACCCCTGAATGA